The Papaver somniferum cultivar HN1 chromosome 3, ASM357369v1, whole genome shotgun sequence genome includes a region encoding these proteins:
- the LOC113358038 gene encoding uncharacterized protein LOC113358038: MDGSVDWELFYAREELSSLRLKYNIEELGSSPYWDQNFLKLLELINEADKKLESAYYSNFIVTEVIETTEMEEETDNEELVEEDSTNSELVTDFSRNLSIPLEEEEDDSLNLEFIQSVFFDGNEDSVDVDLEEGKPIPYFSHLMDNMGSQFEIVASKRVRSFDNLNPDTSFEGYYEHSKDLITHLKLNCKNNPYLHLDFTRSIFDRGKWFDGSVLNNDYKGDFVYELSLKDGYRFNWFFMDSITFVLVKNGDIADTGNLFVKMLLWDIMYFKNKGVSSHQLASEKSSYPCFNLTGGVFDRGKDIELTGREGKGRDTCKLFDPGIHNFRVNEGFMIFLLGISDCEGPLWLNGSSKGMEIIKGCPDDVEGEFILQLQLGV, from the exons ATGGACGGTTCGGTGGATTGGGAACTATTTTATGCCCGTGAGGAATTAAGTAGTCTTCGATTGAAGTACAATATTGAAGAACTTGGTAGTTCTCCATACTGGGACCAAAATTTCCTGAAGTTGTTGGAGCTCATCAATGAAGCAGATAAGAAATTGGAGTCTGcttattactccaatttcatagTTACTGAGGTTATAGAAACAACGGAGATGGAGGAGGAAACGGACAACGAAGAATTGGTGGAAGAAGACTCAACTAACTCAGAGTTGGTCACTGATTTCAGCCGTAATTTGTCAATACCattggaagaagaagaggatgattcTCTTAACTTAGAGTTCATTCAGTCGGTTTTCTTTGATGGAAATGAGGATTCAGTAGATGTAGACTTAGAAGAAGGAAAACCCATCCCTTATTTCAGTCATTTGATGGATAATATGGGTTCCCAATTTGAAATTGTTGCCAGCAAGAGGGTAAGGAGCTTCGACAACTTGAATCCTGATACATCGTTTGAAGGGTATTACGAGCACTCGAAGGATCTGATTACTCACCTTAAACTGAATTGTAAGAACAATCCTTATCTCCATCTTGATTTTACCCGTTCCATATTCGATCGTGGAAAATGGTTTGATGGGTCTGTTTTGAATAACGATTACAAAGGGGATTTTGTTTATGAGTTAAGTTTAAAGGATGGGTATCGATTCAATTGGTTTTTTATGGATTCAATCACATTTGTATTAGTTAAGAATGGGGATATTGCAGATACAGGCAATCTGTTTGTTAAAATGCTTCTATGGGATATTATGTATTTCAAGAACAAAGGTGTTAGCAGTCACCAATTGGCTAGTGAGAAGTCTTCTTACCCTTGTTTCAACTTAACTGGTGGAGTATTTGATCGTGGGAAAGATATTGAGCTGACGGGAAGGGAGGGGAAGGGTCGTGACACTTGCAAGTTATTTGATCCTGGTATACATAATTTTCGTGTTAATgaaggttttatgattttcttaCTTGGTATAAGTGATTGTGAAGGACCTTTGTGGCTCAATGGGAGTAGTAAAGGGATGGAAATTATTAAGGGTTGTCCTGATGATGTTGAGGGTGAGTTTATCTTACAACTTCAGCTGG GTGTTTGA